In Saccharomyces eubayanus strain FM1318 chromosome XV, whole genome shotgun sequence, a single window of DNA contains:
- the PPE1 gene encoding phosphoprotein phosphatase methylesterase 1 → MADSLRRKIALSQLERAKNVLDATFQETDEDDEDSCDVLGALPLLKDRLDTDRSPGSNNDKIANSILSEDRGNLPTWKDFFDNKELVNLHNRSLEVNTYYTLPSSSLSNTSSIPIFIFHHGAGSSGLSFANLAKQLTTKLDGKCGCFAFDARGHSQTRPLDADKPMSFDRDSFIDDFVSLLDYWYESKISQEPLQKVSIILIGHSLGGSICTFAYPKLSAELQKKVLGITMLDIVEEAAILALSKVQHFLQNTPNVFESINDAVEWHIQRALSKFKPSAEIAIPALFTPVKSGKVVRITNLETFSPFWNTWFTDLSHSFVDLPVSKLLILAGNENLDKELIVGQMQGKYQLVVFQDSGHFIQEDSPMKTAVTLIDFWKRNDSKNTVIKTNWGQHQSGKNI, encoded by the coding sequence ATGGCTGACAGTTTAAGAAGGAAAATTGCCTTGTCCCAACTCGAAAGAGCCAAAAATGTGCTAGATGCCACCTTTCAAGAGacagatgaagatgatgaagatagtTGTGATGTATTAGGAGCCCTTCCATTATTAAAAGACCGGCTGGATACGGATAGGAGCCCTGGAAGTAATAACGATAAAATAGCCAATAGTATTTTGAGCGAGGATAGGGGCAATTTGCCCACCTGGAaggatttctttgataataaGGAGCTGGTAAATCTTCACAATAGGAGCCTCGAGGTAAATACTTATTATACATTGCCTTCTTCATCGCTATCGAATACCTCTTCAATTCctatctttatttttcatcacGGGGCAGGGTCCTCAGGTTTATCATTTGCAAACTTAGCTAAACAGTTGACTACTAAACTTGACGGCAAATGCGGATGCTTTGCATTTGACGCTAGAGGGCATTCACAAACTAGGCCTTTAGATGCCGATAAGCCTATGAGCTTTGATAGAGATTCTtttattgatgattttgttaGCTTATTAGATTATTGGTATGAATCTAAAATTAGTCAAGAGCCGCTTCAAAAGGTATCCATTATTTTAATCGGCCATTCTCTTGGTGGAAGTATATGTACTTTCGCATACCCTAAATTGTCAGCAgaattgcaaaaaaaagttcttgGTATTACTATGTTAGATATTGTAGAAGAGGCAGCTATTTTGGCCTTAAGTAAAGTTCAACATTTTTTGCAGAATACGCCTAATGTGTTCGAGTCAATTAACGACGCTGTCGAGTGGCATATTCAACGTGCACTGTCGAAATTTAAGCCGAGTGCGGAAATCGCTATCCCAGCTTTATTTACTCCAGTTAAATCAGGGAAAGTCGTGCGAATCACGAATTTAGAAACCTTTAGTCCCTTTTGGAACACCTGGTTTACAGATTTATCACACTCTTTTGTGGATCTACCAGTAAGCAAACTGTTGATATTGGCAGGAAATGAAAACCTAGATAAAGAATTGATTGTGGGACAAATGCAAGGTAAGTACCAACTGGTAGTTTTTCAAGATTCTGGTCAttttattcaagaagattCCCCCATGAAGACGGCAGTCACTTTGATTgatttttggaaaagaaacgatTCTAAGAACACCGTTATTAAAACCAACTGGGGACAACATCAATCAGGGAAGAATATATAG
- the PTC7 gene encoding type 2C protein phosphatase PTC7 yields the protein MFANVGFRTLRTSRGSIYGMFVILLLGVLIANFAGHLLIDSESNISRIIGSCSQVINFSKRTFYSSAKDGYQSNGSNGDGYSANAQTGPFTYKTAVAFQPKDRDDQIYQKLKESIKSPTGEDNYFTTSNNIHDIFAGVADGVGGWAEHGYDSSAISRELCKKMGELSTTLAEDSSKETLLTPKNIIDAAYAKIKDDKIVKVGGTTAIMAHFPPSGKLQVANLGDSWCGVFRDSKLVFQTEFQTVGFNAPYQLSIIPEKMLKEAERKGSKYILNTPADADEYTFQLEKNDIVMLATDGVTDNIATDDIELFLKDNSARTRDELQLLTQELVKNVVSLSKDPNYPSVFAQEISKLTGRNYSGGKEDDITVVVVRVD from the coding sequence ATGTTTGCAAACGTTGGGTTTAGGACTTTGAGAACCTCCAGAGGTTCCATTTATGGTATGTTTGTTATTTTGCTATTGGGTGTGCTTATTGCCAATTTTGCTGGACATTTACTAATCGACTCAGAGTCCAATATTTCTCGTATAATAGGATCCTGTAGCCAAGTTATCAATTTCTCCAAAAGAACCTTCTATTCAAGTGCCAAAGATGGTTATCAGTCGAACGGTAGTAACGGTGACGGATATAGTGCCAATGCACAGACAGGCCCATTCACTTATAAGACCGCCGTTGCTTTCCAGCCAAAGGACAGAGACGACCAAATATACCAAAAGCTAAAGGAATCCATTAAATCACCTACGGGAGAAGATAACTACTTTACTACATCGAACAATATTCATGATATTTTTGCTGGTGTCGCAGACGGTGTTGGGGGATGGGCTGAACACGGGTATGATTCCAGTGCCATTTCAAGAGAACTGTGTAAAAAAATGGGCGAATTAAGTACTACATTGGCGGAAGACTCATCTAAGGAAACACTTTTAACACCAAAAAACATTATTGACGCTGCTTATGCTAAAATTAAGGATGACAAAATAGTAAAAGTAGGAGGAACAACAGCCATTATGGCCCATTTCCCACCCAGTGGTAAATTACAAGTCGCCAACTTGGGTGACTCCTGGTGTGGTGTCTTTAGAGATTCCAAACTTGTGTTCCAAACTGAGTTTCAAACTGTCGGGTTTAATGCACCTTATCAGTTGTCAATTATACCGgaaaaaatgttgaaagaggctgaaagaaaaggcaGTAAATACATTCTGAACACCCCCGCCGATGCTGATGAGTATACTTTccaattagaaaaaaatgacataGTTATGTTAGCCACCGACGGTGTAACTGATAATATTGCCACAGATGAtattgaactttttttgaaagataatTCTGCCAGGACAAGAGACGAACTACAGTTATTGACACAGGAACTTGTGAAAAACGTTGTCAGTTTAAGTAAAGATCCTAATTACCCTAGCGTTTTTGCCcaagaaatttctaaattAACTGGTAGAAACTACAGTGGTGGAAAGGAAGACGATATTACTGTAGTTGTTGTAAGAGTCGACTAA
- the NMD2 gene encoding Nmd2p, producing MITNQALPPNQRLWENEEIRKFYEILPDISKTVEESLAIKIEKDSNSNSKNINLFFTDLEMADSKDIIDELSNRYWSSHLDNKATRNRILKFFMETQDWSKLSVYSRFMATNSKYMPEIVAEFINYLDNGFRNQLHSNKINVKNIIFFSEMIKFLLIPSFMIFHKIRTLIMNMQVPNNVEILTILLEHSGKFLLNKPEYKELMEKMVQLIKDKKNDRQLNMNMKGALENIITLLYPPSVKSLNVMVRTLTPEQQFYRILIRSELNNLDFKHIVKLVRKAHWTDPAIKKTLFSLFSKPHKVSYQNIPVLTKVLGGLYSYHRDFVIRCIDQILENIERGLEVNDYGQNMHRVSNVRYLTEIFNYEMIKSDVLLDTIYHIIRFGHINNQPNPFYLNDSDLPDNYFRIQLVTTILLNINRTPAAFTKKCRVLLRFLEYYIFTKEQPLPKETQFRVSNTFKKYESIFDNSKFERSENLVESASRLESLLKSLNSTKSKNTESEGSAASKEAITSVEVIAEDDEEEDDDENDDGVDLIGEDEDVETSAPDIESTLGKPEEKREESEDDEEDDDDDDDDDDDDDDDDDDDDDDEDSDSDMEYGGDLDADRDIEMKRMYEEYEKKLKDEEERKAEEELERQFQQMMQESMDARKSEKIVVNKIPVISKPINVQKXLLLKKNEELSSKVEADQKLSKPKKIAFTFLTKSGKKTQSRVLQLPTDVKFVSDVLEEEXKLKTERDKIKRIVLKRSFD from the coding sequence ATGATCACAAACCAGGCCCTACCACCCAACCAACGATTGtgggaaaatgaagaaataagaaaattttatgaaattttacCAGATATCTCTAAAACTGTGGAAGAATCACTGGCCATTAAGATAGAAAAAGACTCAAATTCAAACTCCAAGAATATTAACTTATTTTTCACAGACTTGGAAATGGCTGACTCTAAAGATATAATAGACGAACTTTCAAATAGATACTGGTCATCGCATTTGGACAATAAAGCCACAAGAAACCGAATattgaaattcttcatGGAGACACAAGACTGGAGCAAGCTGTCGGTATATTCTAGGTTTATGGCAACAAACAGTAAATATATGCCTGAAATTGTTGCAGAATTTATTAATTACCTGGACAATGGTTTCAGAAACCAATTGCACTCAAATAAGATTAATGTAAAaaacatcatcttcttcagtgaAATGATCAAGTTCCTATTGATACCGTCGTTTATGATTTTCCATAAGATAAGAACATTAATCATGAATATGCAAGTTCCAAACAATGTAGAAATTTTGACCATTTTATTGGAACATTCAGGAAAATTTCTGCTGAATAAACCAGAATACAAGGAATTAATGGAGAAAATGGTTCAATTAAttaaagacaaaaaaaatgacaggCAATtgaacatgaacatgaaGGGTGCCTTGGAAAACATAATAACCCTACTTTATCCACCTTCTGTAAAGTCTTTAAATGTGATGGTAAGAACATTAACCCCAGAACAACAATTTTATCGCATTTTAATCAGGAGTGAACTTAATAACCTGGATTTCAAACACATTGTTAAGCTAGTTCGTAAAGCCCATTGGACAGATCCGGCCATCAAGAAAACACTATTCTCTCTGTTTTCGAAGCCACATAAGGTGAGCTATCAAAACATCCCCGTTTTGACCAAAGTTTTAGGTGGTTTATACAGTTACCATCGTGACTTTGTCATCAGATGTATAGACCAAATATTGGAGAATATTGAGCGGGGTTTAGAGGTCAACGATTATGGACAAAATATGCATAGAGTTTCAAATGTAAGATATTTGACcgaaattttcaattatGAAATGATAAAGTCCGACGTTTTGTTGGATACAATTTACCACATTATCAGGTTTGGTCACATAAATAATCAACCCAACCCTTTCTATTTGAATGATTCAGATCTACCTGATAACTATTTCAGAATTCAGTTGGTTACTACGATTCTACTAAATATCAATAGGACACCAGCAGcatttacaaaaaaatgtagaGTTTTGTTAAGGTTCTTGGAATACTATATTTTCACCAAGGAACAGCCTCTGCCCAAGGAGACACAGTTCAGGGTATCAAAtacttttaaaaaatatgaaagtATTTTCGACAATTCCAAGTTTGAAAGATCGGAGAACCTGGTGGAAAGTGCTTCGAGACTGGAAAGTTTACTAAAATCATTAAACTCTACGAAGAGCAAAAATACTGAGTCCGAAGGATCCGCCGCAAGTAAAGAAGCCATAACCTCCGTCGAGGTAATTGCtgaagatgacgaggaggaggatgatgatgaaaatgatgatggtgTTGATTTAATCggagaagatgaagacgtGGAAACAAGTGCACCAGATATTGAGTCTACGTTAGGGAAACCCGAAGAAAAACGAGAAGAAAGTGaggatgacgaagaagacgacgacgacgatgacgacgacgacgatgacgacgatgacgatgatgacgatgacgatgatgatgaagacagCGATTCAGACATGGAATATGGTGGTGACCTTGATGCGGATAGAGATATTGAGATGAAAAGAATGTATGAAGAGTAcgagaagaaattgaaggatgaagaagaaagaaaagcggaagaagaattagaaagGCAATTTCAGCAAATGATGCAAGAATCTATGGACGCGAGAAAGAGTGAAAAGATTGTTGTCAACAAAATACCAGTAATATCGAAACCCATTAATGTTCAAAAACMcttattattgaaaaagaatgaggAGCTTTCTTCAAAGGTGGAAGCTGACCAAAAATTATCTaagccaaagaaaattgcaTTTACATTTTTAACTAAAAGTGGTAAGAAAACACAATCAAGAGTTTTACAGTTACCAACAGATGTGAAGTTCGTTTCTGAtgttcttgaagaagaaKAAAAGTTAAAGACTGAAAGagacaaaattaaaagaattGTCTTGAAACGCTCTTTTGATTGA